One window of the Acidimicrobiales bacterium genome contains the following:
- a CDS encoding cytochrome c oxidase subunit 3, which yields MTAATAGVRTERRPSILGVGTVVWLTSELMFFAGLFAAYFTLRSANATWPPADVELDTLRTGLATAVLVGSSFTMHLGVRAAEHGDRRAAVRWVLVTAGLGVLFLANQAAEYAAATFQIESHAYGSIFFLMTGFHGLHVIGGVVLMLVAVGVVAGRSRAPTADVVGVTAYYWHFVDVVWVAMFTTIYLVR from the coding sequence ATGACCGCGGCGACGGCCGGCGTGCGCACCGAGCGGCGACCGTCGATCCTCGGCGTGGGGACCGTCGTCTGGCTGACGTCGGAGCTGATGTTCTTCGCCGGGCTGTTCGCCGCCTACTTCACCCTCCGCTCGGCCAACGCCACCTGGCCGCCCGCCGACGTCGAGCTCGACACCCTGCGGACCGGCCTCGCCACCGCCGTCCTCGTCGGCTCGTCGTTCACCATGCACCTCGGCGTGCGGGCCGCCGAGCACGGCGACCGCCGGGCGGCGGTGCGCTGGGTGCTCGTGACCGCGGGCCTCGGGGTGCTGTTCCTCGCCAACCAGGCCGCCGAGTACGCGGCCGCCACCTTCCAGATCGAGAGCCACGCGTACGGCTCCATCTTCTTCCTGATGACCGGCTTCCACGGCCTCCACGTGATCGGCGGCGTGGTGCTGATGCTCGTCGCCGTGGGCGTGGTCGCCGGCCGGTCGAGGGCCCCGACGGCCGACGTGGTCGGCGTGACCGCCTACTACTGGCACTTCGTCGACGTCGTCTGGGTCGCCATGTTCACGACGATCTACCTCGTCCGGTGA